A part of Toxotes jaculatrix isolate fToxJac2 chromosome 24, fToxJac2.pri, whole genome shotgun sequence genomic DNA contains:
- the LOC121177750 gene encoding muscarinic acetylcholine receptor M4-like yields the protein MSTNDSASCSPVDDGMGAGSPYKALEMFFIALVTGSLSFVTVTGNILVMLSIKVNRHLQTVNNYFLFSLACADLIIGVFSMNLYTVYIIVGYWPLGPVVCDLWLALDYVVSNASVMNLLIISFDRYFCVTKPLTYPTRRTTKMAGLMIAAAWILSFILWAPAILFWQFIVGQRTVPPGECYIQFLSNPVVTFGTAIAAFYLPVIIMTVLYIHISLASRSRVSKHKPEKKEKKGIKTPSLMKSHLLKQNNNNETSPQASPRSTPKLSLDSTTTALEAVKNGRVEEPKPAQPQLPQPSPGLTQEEKESSNDSSTAFIPPTDPKGNANSKVISEAATNANPVATTATNPTTMAKINPSSRWSKIKIVTKQAGDECITAIEIVPPVEGAERHSIPISRPRTVARKFASIARSQVKRKRQMAAREKKVTKTIFAILLAFIITWTPYNVMVLISTFCQSCVPDTVWAIGYWLCYVNSTINPACYALCNATFKKTFKNLLLCQYKNIGTR from the exons ATGTCCACCAACGACTCAGCATCCTGCTCCCCTGTGGACGATGGAATGGGAGCAGGAAGTCCATATAAAGCTCTGGAGATGTTTTTTATCGCCCTGGTTACGGGATCTCTGAGctttgtgactgtgacaggaaatATATTAGTCATGTTATCCATCAAAGTAAACCGCCACCTACAAACTGTCAATAactatttcctgttttcattagCGTGTGCCGACTTGATCATTGGTGTTTTCAGCATGAATCTGTACACGGTCTACATCATCGTGGGCTACTGGCCGCTCGGGCCCGTGGTCTGCGACTTGTGGCTGGCTTTAGATTACGTCGTCTCAAACGCCTCAGTGATGAATTTACTGATCATCAGCTTCGACCGCTACTTCTGCGTGACCAAGCCGCTCACCTACCCGACAAGGAGGACAACCAAGATGGCAGGGTTGATGATCGCGGCGGCGTGGATCCTGTCGTTCATCCTCTGGGCTCCTGCCATCCTGTTCTGGCAGTTTATCGTTGGACAGAGGACGGTGCCACCTGGAGAGTGTTATATTCAG ttCCTTTCTAACCCCGTGGTGACGTTTGGGACGGCCATAGCAGCGTTCTACCTTCCCGTCATTATTATGACCGTCCTGTACATCCACATCTCCCTGGCCTCCAGGAGCAGGGTCTCCAAACACAAAcctgagaagaaagagaagaaggggatAAA aactCCAAGCTTGATGAAGAGTCACCTGCTAaagcagaacaacaacaacgagACCAGTCCTCAGGCCAGTCCCCGCTCCACTCCCAAACTCAGCCTGGACTCCACCACCACTGCGCTGGAGGCCGTGAAGAACGGCAGAGTGGAGGAACCGAAACCTGCTCAGCCTCAGCTTCCACAGCCCAGTCCAGGACTCACACAG gaggaaaaagagagctCCAACGATTCGTCCACAGCGTTTATTCCTCCGACGGACCCAAAGGGCAACGCCAACAGCAAAGTCATATCTGAG GCTGCAACAAATGCCAACCCAGTTGCTACGACAGCAACCAATCCCACCACCATGGCCAAGATCAACCCCTCCTCGAGGTGGTCCAAGATCAAGATCGTAACCAAGCAGGCCGGGGACGAGTGCATCACGGCCATCGAGATCGTCCCACCCGTGGAGGGAGCCGAGAGGCACTCCATCCCCATCAGCCGACCCAGGACCGTGGCCAGGAAGTTTGCAAGCATCGCTAGAAGCCAagtgaagaggaaaagacagatggCTGCCAGAGAGAAGAAA GTGACCAAGACTATCTTCGCCATCCTGCTGGCTTTCATCATCACATGGACGCCGTATAACGTCATGGTGTTGATCTCGACCTTCTGCCAGTCCTGCGTCCCAGACACCGTGTGGGCTATCGGCTACTGGCTGTGTTACGTCAACTCTACCATCAACCCGGCTTGTTACGCGCTGTGCAACGCCACGTTCAAGAAGACGTTCAAGAACCTGCTGCTGTGCCAGTATAAAAACATAGGTACGAGATGA
- the LOC121177747 gene encoding midkine-like, translating into MRAALLLLLLVTLIAAKTVAGGRNKKEKNKPSQHGSECADWRYGNCVPSNGNCGAGFREGSCDQQTKRMKCKVPCNRKKEPKADCKYRFGKWGECDPSSGSRNRTGTLKRSSRHTQCEQTVLVSKPCRATQTPRQNPKVRREKK; encoded by the exons atgagagctgcactgctgctgctgctgttagtcACTCTCATCGCTGCTAAAACTGTCGCTGGagggagaaacaaaaaag agaaaaacaaaccctCCCAGCACGGGTCAGAATGCGCTGACTGGCGCTATGGCAACTGTGTGCCTAGCAACGGGAACTGCGGAGCAGGGTTTAGAGAGGGGTCATGTGACCAGCAGACCAAGAGGATGAAATGTAAAGTACCTTGCAACCGGAAAAAAGAGCCtaaag CTGACTGCAAGTATCGGTTCGGTAAGTGGGGAGAGTGTGATCCAAGCTCGGGCTCGCGCAACAGGACGGGGACGCTGAAGAGGTCTTCGcgtcacacacagtgtgagcagACTGTTTTAGTGTCCAAACCCTGCCGCGCGACACAAACACCAAGACAAAATCCAAAGGTTAGACGG gaaaagaAGTAa
- the LOC121177746 gene encoding uncharacterized protein LOC121177746 translates to MDQTFLRTAINDVLPDLSEVTKDILEEHLQSLGVETHEDFTFIEEADLLVALRPIQARKALAAWKLRCQSPETSSSCVDISPGPQASLKSVSPKSSSSSSSCRSSAPDWIDTFIIPWDKFPEELMQSLEREKRPTPRLRREMVRIVVSEMMQKSSHVSKRNSTEVAKQMVAKYPKSLQDVIEGDVIGTGYHSLVKQLQNRIENVRRFTSPKIRKRKARTDESDSDEISPEQRAEMQDTYGCLKWDVKFLPLGETAESQHEKKEKMKMMTKETDANPEEIKHLMKSTFYSQRKKVNQGENIKHLMEEWPFLFDGCGMAVHFKELTGIDLKETFTRNLDLKGKRLLNYMNTYCVKKSMKFLHDVTKVKLMRGEQSGCSDDVIEMILLLLSYFDEREDKMFCYVEDTSLAGEIQIDEVHLMPTIVVCGQSCFSSKRFMLSVDGTIVQENISSFLSALCMMFGSYYCFNIHYPLELASTLEFLQRCFFSINPEKGTKVEKKSKSRLHVNPRVLTLIQELSDHEWRDV, encoded by the exons ATGGACCAGACATTCCTACGCACTGCCATCAATGATGTCTTGCCTGACCTTTCAGAAGTTACTAAAGATATTTTAGAAGAACATTTGCAGTCCCTTGGTGTGGAGACACATGAGGACTTTACATTTATAGAGGAAGCTGACTTGCTGGTGGCATTAAGGCCGATTCAAGCCCGAAAAGCTCTTGCTGCTTGGAAACTGAGAT GCCAGAGCCCCGAAACCAGCAGCTCCTGTGTTGACATTTCTCCAGGACCCCAAGCATCTTTGAAGTCTGTGTCACCTAaaagctcctcttcctcctccagctgtcgAAGCTCTGCTCCAGATTGGATCGATACTTTTATTATTCCCTGGGATAAATTTCCAGAAGAGCTAATGCAATcactggaaagagaaaaacgACCCACTCCACGATTGAGAAGAGAAATGGTCCGGATTGTGGTTAGCGAGATGATGCAAAAAAGTTCTCATGTGAGTAAAAGGAACTCTACAGAAGTTGCTAAGCAAATGGTAGCAAAATATCCCAAATCTCTCCAGGACGTCATCGAGGGAGATGTGATTGGAACGGGTTATCACTCTCTTGTCAAGCAACTGCAAAATAGAATAGAGAATGTGAGACGATTCACATCACCAAAGATAAGAAAACGAAAAGCTCGCACTGATGAGTCTGACTCAGATGAGATCTCTCcagaacaaagagcagaaaTGCAAGACACTTATGGGTGCCTTAAGTGGGATGTTAAATTCCTACCACTTGGTGAGACTGCAGAAAGTCAGCacgagaagaaagaaaagatgaaaatgatgacTAAAGAAACTGATGCAAATCCAGAAGAAATCAAACATCTGATGAAGTCCACTTTCTACTCACAGCGTAAGAAAGTCAACCAGggggaaaatataaaacatctcATGGAAGAGTGGCCGTTTTTATTTGATGGATGTGGCATGGCAGTTCATTTCAAAGAACTCACCGGAATTGACCTTAAAGAAACTTTTACCAGGAATTTGGACCTGAAGGGCAAGCGTCTCCTGAACTACATGAACACTTACTGTGTCAAAAAGAGCATGAAGTTCCTACATGATGTTACAAAGGTTAAACTGATGCGAGGAGAACAGAGTGGTTGCTCTGATGATGTCATAGAGATGATCCTTCTTTTACTTTCCTACTTTGATGAGAGGGAAGACAAGATGTTCTGTTATGTGGAGGACACATCCCTGGCAGGGGAAATACAGATTGATGAAGTTCATTTGATGCCTACCATTGTTGTGTGTG gacaatcctgcttctcctccaaaCGGTTCATGCTGAGTGTGGATGGAACTATTGTGCAAGAAAACATCTCCTCCTTCTTATCTGCGCTCTGCATGATGTTTGGAAGTTATTATTGTTTCAACATCCACTATCCCCTGGAGCTGGCATCAACCCTGGAGTTTCTGCAGAG GTGCTTCTTCTCCATTAACCCAGAGAAGGGCACCAAAGTGGAGAAGAAAAGCAAGTCTCGTCTTCATGTAAACCCAAGAGTCCTTACGCTGATCCAGGAACTTTCGGATCATGAGTGGCGGGATGTCTGA